In one Sesamum indicum cultivar Zhongzhi No. 13 linkage group LG12, S_indicum_v1.0, whole genome shotgun sequence genomic region, the following are encoded:
- the LOC105175638 gene encoding disease resistance protein LAZ5, which translates to MQRSSSAVVSNIGRHILRSKAVEWQQKSVPPCDVFINHRGVDTKRNVAGLLYHHLRSLRLRPFLDSKSMKPGDKLFDKIDVAIRECKVGIAVFSPMYCDSYFCLHELSLMTECGKKIVPVFCDVKPSELRVKDDGSCPPKDLDKFRSALEEAKNTVGLTFDTLRGDWAEFLANATDVVIKNLIEVEEEELISKL; encoded by the exons ATGCAACGTTCATCCTCCGCCGTCGTCTCCAACATCGGCCGCCACATCCTCCGCTCCAAAGCCGTCGAATGGCAGCAGAAATCCGTACCCCCGTGCGATGTGTTCATCAACCACCGGGGGGTCGACACGAAAAGAAACGTGGCGGGGCTGCTGTACCACCACCTCCGCAGCCTCCGCCTCCGCCCTTTCCTGGATAGCAAGAGCATGAAGCCGGGAGACAAGCTGTTCGACAAAATCGACGTGGCGATCCGAGAATGTAAGGTCGGGATCGCCGTGTTCTCTCCCATGTATTGCGactcttatttttgtttgcaCGAGTTGAGCCTCATGACGGAGTGTGGGAAGAAAATCGTGCCGGTTTTCTGCGACGTAAAACCTTCGGAACTCCGGGTGAAGGACGACGGGTCATGCCCGCCAAAGGACCTCGACAAGTTTCGATCGGCCCTTGAGGAGGCCAAAAATACCGTCGGACTAACATTCGACACCTTGAGAGG GGATTGGGCGGAGTTCCTTGCTAATGCAACGGACGTGGTGATCAAGAACTTGATCGAGGTGGAAGAAGAGGAGCTAATTAGCAAGCTCTAA
- the LOC105175510 gene encoding NAC transcription factor 25 (The sequence of the model RefSeq protein was modified relative to this genomic sequence to represent the inferred CDS: added 39 bases not found in genome assembly), with product MESTSSGGGSHHQPRLPPGFRFHPTDEELVVHYLKKKAASAPLPVAIIAEVDLYKYDPWELPSKASFGEQEWYFFSPRERKYPNGERPNRAATSGYWKATGTDKPILTANGTQKIGVKKALVFYGGKPPKGIKSNWIMHEYRLVDKNSSANKPPGISLTKKGSLQLDDWVLCRIFKKGNPSSRPIEMDDSMEEMPVSMPTLSMDVGYQSSFPGPGKPSSHHDSRVLTFEDDHGNNFFSGMLPGSGSAIPSNIPISISPLASSSSSKSDFPRNISSSSSQYWSPVPINGTSMLTSEANDDYKNPSSNPAHDHHHDRNISFISLLNQQYPQAFHQNSQLQVNSPEEGLLHHQSYQFPTSHLQ from the exons CCACGGCTGCCGCCCGGGTTCAGGTTTCATCCGACGGATGAGGAGCTGGTGGTTCACTACCTGAAGAAGAAAGCCGCCTCCGCCCCTTTGCCCGTTGCTATCATAGCTGAGGTTGATCTCTACAAATATGATCCATGGGAACTTCCAA gCAAGGCTAGTTTTGGCGAGCAGGAGTGGTATTTCTTCAGCCCGAGAGAGCGGAAGTACCCTAACGGCGAACGGCCTAATCGTGCCGCAACGTCGGGATACTGGAAGGCCACTGGCACCGATAAGCCTATCCTGACGGCGAATGGCACTCAAAAGATCGGGGTGAAAAAGGCCCTGGTTTTTTACGGCGGGAAGCCACCAAAGGGCATCAAATCCAACTggatcatgcatgaatatcgACTCGTTGACAAGAACTCCAGTGCTAATAAACCCCCTGGAATATCTCTCACCAAGAAAGGCTCTTTACAG CTTGATGATTGGGTTTTATGCCGGATTTTCAAAAAAGGCAATCCGAGCAGTCGACCGATCGAAATGGATGATTCCATGGAAGAAATGCCCGTTTCCATGCCGACTTTATCGATGGACGTCGGGTATCAGAGTTCCTTTCCGGGGCCTGGAAAACCCTCCAGCCATCACGATTCCAGGGTTTTGACGTTCGAAGATGATCACGggaataatttcttttccgGGATGCTCCCTGGAAGTGGATCAGCAATTCCTAGCAACATCCCGATCTCTATATCTCCATTAGCATCTTCAAGTTCATCAAAATCCGACTTTCCCAGGAATATATCGTCATCGTCATCACAGTATTGGAGTCCAGTGCCTATAAATGGAACATCAATGCTCACTTCAGAAGCCAATGATGATTACAAAAACCCTAGCAGCAATCCAGCTCATGATCATCATCATGACAGGAACATCTCCTTCATTTCCTTGCTGAATCAGCAATACCCCCAAGCATTCCACCAAAACTCACAGCTGCAGGTTAATTCTCCAGAGGAAGGGCTCCTGCATCATCAATCATACCAATTTCCCACTTCCCACCTTCAATAA